One window of Nicotiana tomentosiformis chromosome 11, ASM39032v3, whole genome shotgun sequence genomic DNA carries:
- the LOC138901423 gene encoding uncharacterized protein — protein MTGERVLLRVSPMKGVMRFGKKVKLSPRYIGPFEIFDRVGEVAYRLALPPSLSEVHPIFHVFMLRKYHGDPSHVLDFSSVQLDKNLTYVDELVAILDKHLRKLRSKNIASVKIQWRGQPV, from the coding sequence ATGACAGGAGAGAGAgttctactcagagtttctcccatgaagggtgtgatgagatttgggaagaaggtcaagttgagccctaggtatattggtccttttgagatctttgatagagttggtgaggtggcctacagacttgcattgccacccagcttatcggaAGTTCACCCAatattccatgtttttatgctccgaaagtatcatggtgatccgtcacatgtattagatttcagctcagtccaattggacaagaatttgacttatgttgatGAGCTGGTGGCTATATTGGACAAGCATCtacggaagttgaggtcaaagaacattgcttcagtgaagattcaatggagaggtcaaccagtctag